Proteins encoded together in one Plasmodium relictum strain SGS1 genome assembly, contig: PRELSG_00_v1_457, whole genome shotgun sequence window:
- a CDS encoding reticulocyte binding protein, putative: MEKTKIEIVLFTLIFIFFGIYFEKKVEVTSTNIKSGIKDSSFFSNLKKKKLENNSITAHNNNQKKNVKSSISSNSDVYNKKITRLKTEDEKSLDLYRVKPSIILKNNYIRTKPLNIVYIEKSVPYLSNTYISNEGKRKKLGNTSYSFIQKETSELIDIEVLNDYNSLITVLNGSYTNAKNIYMNSHAYKEMEHYFKELQDDKYNEFRNVIIPLINNMTELTQQYMKYCEECKEKIAKEMNELHEFIGNFEEVISFTEKISELKKNIKDIKAKLDEDFKVIRQKKGEVHDKLSLIMSKKYCTLLYCDKVKPFYGSAVTYYYSKTKKDMSDYTDFLQEAENFINSDNKLLKIRDKNFYHKKYKYSLKLLIEEINVIISIHKKNKGTISNNIRVLKYSNSYYSSCKFSSNNIVNIVISPSVMCNENVFVEDWNKKLKIDFENKKKAIYDLFDKIKQELWDSINSLVYPQDIESQSVEITSQSQKLLSDTNSMIYENCETLDDLSYSSPGIPIIKHEITKLYAEVVTHSINMNSSFDLINKKCDSIKSKKNKIETMKASLPLNESKTLNDITDDVFTTKQNIERIITSVNDKIEVIQSKHKEISEIKKKIEGLIEQIKTKKGELDELERKEDEEKEQYIKKIEHHLKEIEEKVNKLNQFIDLKNKDNEYLKVIENVIDASSCNNKDEYTKKKEEAKEQWKSALTYLFGDERIEKKCKDMPVYLSEKKKSNYMIFDLDTINNIFNNLNQKYIEIDNIIIESTTIVNDKIASAESNFIQLRDRIIKESIEDLHNKMNNSFQQFNNILNSISQNMTNYKANIEKFKILEDSIEKRKHDILDKLIEEDSDTLKEDTSTEILNLENVIRETKNLISTNISDGRSVVYTFQKQFESYDKIQNYFGILKNNEISDNINDLKTTIHEIKADSKLNDYETKYRDETNSIDDSIKKVELSKKVIESFNILNKVINGSNKNNESIEYLKTNLRESEEKIDRQILSVNEDNLIENQVKGNLLSKLREKKNMEDQKRKIDKLDKDSKELQKLSLSFKKTTKSSLTEENIEAYSGDISKKKKNLESITDEIYTLKVGITKLNLEVDNLINTQNNEIADLIYELIIRLDLDINSKTKAILGILEVTKNSFEKYNSEEDIKNIHNEKNGENLRAISQNFSNFKDEINTYNENFIKIQNDSKKEVDKSDELKYNNENFDDKRINMKRYHDNIKKISENLDEMEKELETSLKNINKKKVEYKKILVIDILDQISDNKKGGEKEITIIDEYKEKIEELKEKIPDSTECELVNFKYEDYVNNAKKNKEIIIKLEQEVNSLRETVSKDIKEDEINRIQMEVKKKLNEIIKEKNKIDNASEALKNMGKFLMLTKFSIVMDEIQSNVKKVREEEKNAEKKFIESENIQKNILDDLKKVEELQNLLIHNLDEDSINGSIEKVILIKDRTESNSENINMLLTEVEKHKETSSLYLNNTIRGREKIEYLKKHDNDETQNITEAVMQNINNYVHESENCSKNAERHAQETSKNYTLSLEYTKEVNDLLKDSLILAEKMKVEMKKNYVIDMLIEIQDSYYDNKYILERLKERLIKINQEDINMKCEYEANNEKSI, from the exons ATGGAAAAGACCAAAATTGAGATAGTTTTGTTTACtcttatatttatcttttttg GTATCTACTTTGAGAAAAAAGTGGAAGTAACATCAACTAATATTAAATCGGGTATTAAAgattcatcatttttttctaatttgaaaaaaaaaaaattagaaaataattcTATTACTGCACATAATAATAATCAGAAGAAAAATGTTAAATCTTCTATTTCTTCAAATTCAGATgtgtataataaaaaaataactagATTAAAAACTGAAGACGAAAAATCACTGGATTTATATAGAGTAAAACCATCGATCattctaaaaaataattatattagaaCAAAACCATTGAATATTGTGTATATAGAAAAAAGCGTTCCATATTTATCCAACACTTATATTTCTAATGAAGGAAAACGAAAAAAGTTAGGTAATACTTCATATTCCTTTATTCAAAAAGAAACTTCGGAATTAATCGATATCGAAGTTTTAAATGATTATAATAGTTTAATTACAGTACTTAATGGAAGCTACACTAACGCGAAAAATATCTATATGAACTCGCACGCCTATAAAGAAATGGAGCATTACTTTAAAGAATTACAAGatgataaatataatgaatttaGAAATGTAATAATtcctttaataaataatatgacTGAACTAACGCAACAGTATATGAAATACTGTGAAGaatgtaaagaaaaaattgcaAAAGAAATGAATGAATTACATGAATTTATAGGAAATTTTGAGGAAGTAATATCATTTACAGAGAAAATTagtgaattaaaaaaaaatataaaagatataaaagcAAAATTAGATGAAGACTTTAAAGTTATTAGACAAAAAAAAGGGGAGGTGCATGATAAGTTATCGCTTATAATGAGTAAAAAATATTGCACTCTTCTATATTGCGACAAAGTGAAGCCTTTCTATGGGTCTGCTGTCACTTATTATTAtagtaaaacaaaaaaagatatGAGTGATTATACTGACTTTTTACAAGAAGctgaaaattttataaattctgATAATAAGTTACTAAAAATTAgggataaaaatttttatcacaaaaaatataaatactctttaaagttattaatagaagaaattaatgttattataagtattcataaaaaaaacaaaggaACTATATCTAATAATATTAGAGTTCTTAAATATAGTAATTCTTATTATAGTTCATGTAAATTCAGTTCTAATAATATTGTTAATATTGTTATTTCCCCTTCCGTTATGTGTAATGAAAATGTTTTTGTAGAAGATtggaataaaaaattaaaaatagattttgaaaataaaaaaaaagcaatttatgatttatttgataaaataaaacaggAATTATGGGATAGCATAAATTCCTTAGTTTATCCTCAGGATATAGAATCACAAAGTGTAGAAATTACTTCACAATCACAAAAACTCTTAAGTGATACAAATAGTATGATTTATGAAAATTGTGAAACGTTAGATGATTTATCATATAGTAGTCCAGGAATTCCAATCATTAAACATGAAATTACTAAATTATATGCTGAGGTAGTTACACATAGCATCAATATGAATAGTAGCTTTGATTTGatcaataaaaaatgtgATTCTAttaaatctaaaaaaaataagatagaGACAATGAAAGCAAGTCTACCTTTAAACGAAAGTAAAACATTAAATGATATCACGGATGATGTTTTTACTACAAAACAAAATATTGAACGTATAATAACATCagtaaatgataaaattgaAGTAATACAAAGTAAACATAAAGAAATaagtgaaataaaaaaaaaaattgaggGACTAATTGAGcaaattaaaacaaaaaaagggGAACTAGATGAATTAGAAAGAAAAGAAGACGAAGAAAAAGaacaatatataaaaaaaatcgaACATCACTTGAAAGAGATTgaagaaaaagtaaataaattgAATCAATTtatagatttaaaaaataaggatAATGAATACTTAAAAGTTATTGAAAATGTAATAGATGCATCATCATGTAATAATAAGGAtgaatatacaaaaaaaaaagaagaagcaAAAGAACAATGGAAATCAGCTTTAACATATTTATTCGGTGATGAAAGGATAGAGAAAAAGTGTAAAGATATGCCAGTTTATTTAtctgaaaagaaaaagtcaAATTATATGATATTTGACTTGGATACAatcaataatatatttaataatttaaaccAAAAATATATCGAGAtagataatattataattgaAAGTACAACTATTGTGAATGATAAGATAGCATCTGCAGAAAGTAATTTTATACAACTTAGGGATAGAATTATAAAAGAGTCAATTGAAGATCTgcataataaaatgaataactCATTTCAACAATTTAACAATATATTGAATTCTATATCTCAAAATATGACTAATTATAAAGcgaatatagaaaaatttaaaatattggAAGATTCCATAGAAAAAAGAAAGCATGACATTTTGGATAAGCTTATTGAGGAAGATAGTGACacattaaaagaagatacaTCAACAGAAATATTGAATCTTGAGAATGTTATTAGAGAaactaaaaatttaatatcaaCAAACATAAGTGATGGAAGAAGTGTTGTATATACATTTCAAAAACAATTTGAATCATATGacaaaatacaaaattattttggtattcttaaaaataatgaaatttctGACAATATTAATGATTTGAAAACAACAATTCATGAAATAAAAGCAGATAGCAAACTAAATGATTATGAGACAAAATATAGGGATGAAACAAATTCAATAGATGatagtataaaaaaagtCGAGCTATCAAAAAAAGTTATAGAaagttttaatattttaaataaagttataaatggatctaataaaaataacgaATCAATAGAGTACTTAAAAACAAATTTGAGAGAGtcagaagaaaaaatagatagACAAATTCTTTCTGTTAATGAGGataatttaatagaaaaCCAGGTAAAAGGGAATCTTTTAAGTAaattaagagaaaaaaaaaatatggaagatcaaaaaaggaaaattgaTAAATTAGATAAAGATTCAAAagaattacaaaaattatctttgtcttttaaaaaaacaacaAAAAGTTCTCTTACtgaagaaaatatagaaGCCTATTCAGGagatatatcaaaaaaaaaaaaaaatctagaATCTATTACAgatgaaatatatacattaaaaGTGGGAATTACGAAATTAAATTTAGAAGTTGACAATTTAATTAACACCCAGAATAATGAAATTGCAGATTTAATTTATGAACTTATAATAAGATTAGATCTGGATATAAATAGTAAAACAAAAGCAATCTTGGGAATTCTAGAAGTAACAAAAAATagttttgaaaaatataattctgAAGAagacataaaaaatattcataatgAGAAAAATGGGGAAAATCTAAGAGCAATATCACAAAATTTTAGTAATTTTAAGGATGAAATTAATacttataatgaaaattttataaaaattcaaaatgaTTCTAAAAAAGAAGTTGATAAATCTGATGAATTGAagtataataatgaaaatttcgATGACAAAAGAATCAACATGAAAAGGTAtcatgataatataaaaaaaatatcggAAAATTTAGATGAGATGGAAAAAGAGCTAGAAacttcattaaaaaatataaataaaaaaaaagtagaatataaaaagattTTGGTAATTGATATTCTTGACCAAATCagtgataataaaaaaggaggtgaaaaagaaataacaaTCATTGACGagtataaagaaaaaattgaggaattgaaagaaaaaataccAGACTCGACAGAATGTGAATtagttaattttaaatatgagGATTATGTTAATAatgctaaaaaaaataaggagataataattaaattggAACAAGAAGTGAATTCATTAAGGGAAACAGTATCtaaagatataaaagaagATGAAATTAATAGGATCCAAATGGaagtcaaaaaaaaattaaatgaaattataaaagaaaagaataaaatagatAATGCATCAGAAGCTCTTAAAAATATGggaaaatttttaatgttgACAAAATTTAGTATAGTAATGGATGAAATACAAAGTAATGTAAAAAAGGTAAgggaagaagaaaaaaatgcagagaaaaaattcatagaatcagaaaatattcaaaaaaatatattggaTGATCTTAAAAAAGTAGAGGAATTACAAAATTTACTTATACATAACTTAGATGAGGATTCAATAAATGGAAGCATAGAGAAagttatattaattaaagatCGCACTGAATCCAATTcagaaaatataaacatgCTTTTAACAGAAGTTGAAAAGCATAAGGAAACTTCTTCCTTATATCTTAATAATACCATAAGAGgaagagaaaaaatagaatatttaaaaaagcaTGATAATGATGAAACACAAAATATAACTGAAGCAGTAAtgcaaaatataaataattatgttcATGAATCTGAAAATTGTTCAAAAAATGCAGAAAGACACGCACAGGAAACtagtaaaaattatacattATCTTTAGAATACACAAAGGAGGTGAATGATCTCTTAAAAGATTCTTTAATTTTAgcagaaaaaatgaaagttgaaatgaaaaaaaattatgttataGATATGCTAATAGAAATCCAGGATAGTTATTAcgataataaatatatattagaaagattaaaagaaagattaattaaaataaatcaagaagatattaatatgAAATGTGAATATGAAGCAAATAATGAAAAGTCTATAG